A stretch of DNA from Terriglobales bacterium:
TACTTGGCGGCGTAGTCGTAGAACTCAGCGGAGGGGACGATCTCGCCGGCGATAGAGGCCAGCGGCTGCTCATTGCCGAGGACGGAGCACTCGATCTCGCGGGCCTTGCCGTGCTTCCCTCCGCCGACGCCCTGCTCGACGATGAGCTTGCGGTCGAAGCCGGCCGCGAGTTCCATCGCGTCCTTGAGTTCGCCGCGGCTGCGGACCTTGGAGATGCCGACCGAGGAGCCGAGGTTCGCGGGCTTCACGAAGACCGGGTACTTCAGCGCCTTTTCGATGCGCTTGTGGACGCGCTTCATGTCGTCTTCCCAATCGGAGCGCAGCACAGTGACGTGCTTGACGATGGGGAGTCCGGCCTGGGCGAAGAGCTTCTTCATGACGTCCTTGTCCATGCCGCAGGCGGAGCCGAGGACGCCGGCGCCGACGTAGGCGATGTCGGCGAGCTCGAGCAGGCCCTGCACGGTGCCGTCTTCGCCGAAGGTGCCGTGGAGCACGGGGAAGATGACGTCGACCTCGATGGCGGAGGGGCGCGCGCCGGGGGAGATGAGGTCGTTCGCGGAAGACTGGAAGGCGCGGAGTTTCTGGGAATCGGATTCGGTGGGGACGGGGGGGACGATGATCTCGTCGCCGCGCGCGAGGACGGCGGCGCCGAGGGTCTTGCCGGGGTCGCCGGCGCGGAGCGTGGTCGGCGGCGGCTCGCCCTTGAGCAGCGCCTCGGCGTGCTGCGCGACCAGCCAGTGGCCGCTCTTGGTGATGCCGATGGGGACCACGTCGTACTTGGCGGGGTCCATGGCCTTCATGACGGAGGCGGCGGAGAGCAGCGAGACCTCGTGCTCGCCGGAGCGGCCGCCGAAGAGAACGCCGACGCGGAGCTTCTTCACACAGCCTTTGTACCACGGAGGCACGGAGAGCACGGAGAAGAGCAAAAAGAAAGCGCCGGCGAGTCGCCGGCGCTTCCCTGCGGTGTTCGTTGTGGTCAGTCGCGTTCGAAGCGGTGGTGCATGGTGGTCATGGCTTGCCCGCCGCCGGCGCCGCCGGAGGTCTGCTTCTGCCACTCGGCTTCGGAGATGACCTTGATCTCGGGCATCTTCTTCGCCTTGAGCGACTTGTTGAGCGACGGGA
This window harbors:
- a CDS encoding D-alanine--D-alanine ligase family protein; the protein is MKKLRVGVLFGGRSGEHEVSLLSAASVMKAMDPAKYDVVPIGITKSGHWLVAQHAEALLKGEPPPTTLRAGDPGKTLGAAVLARGDEIIVPPVPTESDSQKLRAFQSSANDLISPGARPSAIEVDVIFPVLHGTFGEDGTVQGLLELADIAYVGAGVLGSACGMDKDVMKKLFAQAGLPIVKHVTVLRSDWEDDMKRVHKRIEKALKYPVFVKPANLGSSVGISKVRSRGELKDAMELAAGFDRKLIVEQGVGGGKHGKAREIECSVLGNEQPLASIAGEIVPSAEFYDYAAK